Within Fibrobacter sp. UWEL, the genomic segment ATGGAACCGAACATCATGATGGTGCAGCCGCCAAGCACAGCCTGGGGGATGGTGGTGAGTAGCGTGCCCACCGGCGGGAAGATGCCGCCCAACAGCATGATGATGGCGCCTGTGGCGATGGTGAAGCGGTTCACTACGCCGGAGAGGGAAGCGAGACCCACGTTCTGGCTGAAGGAGGTGATGGGGGTGCAGCCGAAGATACCGGAGATGGTGCTGACGAAGCCGTCGCAGGAGATGGCGCCGCCCATTTCGACTTTGTGAATCTGACGCTTGAGAGCGCCGCTGACCAGTGCGCTGGAATCGCCCACGGTTTCAGTTGCGGAAACCAGGAAGATGGCGATGACGGAAAGGATGGGTCCCAAGTGGAATTCCGGAGTGAAGGGGAGGATCTTGGGAAGTGCCACAATGCTGCAGCCTGCAAGTCCAGAGAAGTCCACCATGCCCATGCACAGGGCTAGTATGTAGCCTACGACGAGGCCCACCAAAACGGAGAGGGAGCGGAGGAAGCCCTTGGCGAATACTTGAGTGAGTAAGCAGGTCAACAGGGTTACGGATCCAACGATCCAGTTCTGGGTTGCTCCAAAGTCGGGAGAACCCATGCCGCCGGCGAAGGAATTTGCGCCAATGGGCAACAGAGAGAAACCGATGGCGGTCACCACGGTAGCTGCCACAATGTGGGGGATGAGTTTCAGCCAGTATTTTGCGCAAAGGCCCAGGAGACCTTCTACGATACCGCCTACGATGACGGCGCCCATCAAGGTGCCCATGCCCTGTGTGGTTCCAATACCGATGGAAACGGAAAGGAAGGTGAAGCTAATGCCCATGACGATGGGCAGGCGGGAACCAATTTTCCAGACGGGATAGAGCTGCACCATGGTGCCGATGCCCGCAATGATCATGCAGTTCTGAATGAGGGAGGCGGTAAGGCCTTTTTCAAGACCTACGACACCTGCGAGAATAATGATGGGGGTGATGTTCGAGACGAACATGGCCAGCACATGCTGCAGGCCGAAGGGTACCGCCTTCATCACCGGGACGCGACCGTCCAGCTGATAGATATTTTCAGATGAAGTACTCATGTTTTCCTCTTAAGTGTCATTCTGAGCGGAGAGCCGGAGGCTCGAAGTCGAAGAATCTAGATTCCTCGACTTCGCTCGGAATGACGTGTGTGTGCGCTCGGAATGACATGCGTTTTGTCATCCCGGACTTGATCGGGGATCTAGCCAAGTTTTAAGTTGGTGTTCTTCAGCGGGATTTCCGGCTGTTCGCGGAACTTGATGGTCTGAGTTTCCCAGTCCATGGATTCTACGATAGCGATGGATTCTACGCGGTAGCCTTCGGAACGGAGGGTGGCGCCGCCTTTCTGCTGGCCTTTTTCAATAGCGATGCCCAGGCCTGCCACGGTGCCGCCTGCCTGATGAACCAGGTCGATAAGGGCGTGTGCTGCGGCGCCATCTGCCAGGAAGTCGTCCACAATGAGGACCTTGTCGGAAGCGCTCATGTAGGGCTTGGAAATGAACACGTTGTTCATCTTCTTGTGAGTGAAGGAGTAGGCCTGAGCCACGTACTTGTCGTCGGTGCTGTTGGCGGTCTGACTCTTCTTGGCGAATACTACGGGTACGTCGTAAAGATGTCCCAACAGCGTTGCGATTGCAATACCGCTTGCCTCGATGGTGAGAATCTTATTGATTTCCACATCGCGATAACGACGCTGGAATTCGTATGCCATCTGGCGCATGATATCCACGTCAATTTGATGGTTCAGGAAACTGTCGACCTTAAGGATATTGCCTTCCTTAATGACGCCGTCCCGGAGAATCTTTTCTTCAAGAAAGTTCATAATATTCCCTTTGCTTAACCCACAATTACTTTATAAAATTCCAGGAACTGTTCGGGGGACAATTCTTCCGCGCGAACGGTAGTAGGGTAGTCCAGCAGCTCGATGGCTTCCTGGATTTTCTTCTTGTCATAAGCCTTCCCGAAGGAATTGCTCAAAGTCTTACGCTTCTGGGTGAATGCCGCACGAACGAAATCGAAGAAGCCTTCCGGAGCGGACAATGCGTCGGAGCGTGGTGTCAACAGCATGGTGGCGCTATCCACATTGGGCTTGGGCGTAAAATGTTCCGGCCCGATCTTACGTAAGATCTGTGTATTGGCGAAGGCGGATACCAGCACGGAAAGGCTTCCGTAATTGCTGCTGCAAGGGTCAGCGCAGATGCGTTCCGCAACTTCCAGCTGAACCATTCCCATAAAGCCCTTTGTCAAGTGGAGTCGGGGCATGAGACCTGCGATAATCGCAGTAGAAACATTGTAGGGAAGGTTGCCTGTAACCCAGGGCTTTTCGTGAGAGTCTAAGAAACCCTGCAGGTCAAACTTCAAAAAGTCGATGTTGGTAATATGGAAATTCTTGCGGTCGCCGAACTTACCATTCAGAACTTCGACGCACTGCTCGTCAATTTCCACTGCGGTCAGGTCCACACCGCGGTTCAGCAGGTGCTCTGTGAGGGCGCCATGACCGGGGCCGATTTCAAGAACGGCTTCGCCTTCATTTGCCGGCAGGTCGCCTGCAATTGCTATGGCGGTGGGAACATCCAGAAAGTTCTGGCCAAATTTACGACGACGTGCTCTATCCATAATTACAAATTTAGAATAATGAATCCGCGGGCTGTTTCATCCTGTAATGAATCTGCGGTCAACGAGGTTACTTTAAAAATTCCTTCAGTTCCTGCATGCGGTCTCGGGCATCTTTCAGTCCCAGGGCGTACAGGGCCTGCAGTTTGGCGGTGTCCTTCTCCACGCGGCTGATTTTCATATTCACGGTGGGGCGCAAGACGAATGCCTTTCCTTGCTTTTCCCATT encodes:
- a CDS encoding xanthine phosphoribosyltransferase, whose amino-acid sequence is MNFLEEKILRDGVIKEGNILKVDSFLNHQIDVDIMRQMAYEFQRRYRDVEINKILTIEASGIAIATLLGHLYDVPVVFAKKSQTANSTDDKYVAQAYSFTHKKMNNVFISKPYMSASDKVLIVDDFLADGAAAHALIDLVHQAGGTVAGLGIAIEKGQQKGGATLRSEGYRVESIAIVESMDWETQTIKFREQPEIPLKNTNLKLG
- the rsmA gene encoding 16S rRNA (adenine(1518)-N(6)/adenine(1519)-N(6))-dimethyltransferase RsmA encodes the protein MDRARRRKFGQNFLDVPTAIAIAGDLPANEGEAVLEIGPGHGALTEHLLNRGVDLTAVEIDEQCVEVLNGKFGDRKNFHITNIDFLKFDLQGFLDSHEKPWVTGNLPYNVSTAIIAGLMPRLHLTKGFMGMVQLEVAERICADPCSSNYGSLSVLVSAFANTQILRKIGPEHFTPKPNVDSATMLLTPRSDALSAPEGFFDFVRAAFTQKRKTLSNSFGKAYDKKKIQEAIELLDYPTTVRAEELSPEQFLEFYKVIVG
- a CDS encoding nucleobase:cation symporter-2 family protein, with product MSTSSENIYQLDGRVPVMKAVPFGLQHVLAMFVSNITPIIILAGVVGLEKGLTASLIQNCMIIAGIGTMVQLYPVWKIGSRLPIVMGISFTFLSVSIGIGTTQGMGTLMGAVIVGGIVEGLLGLCAKYWLKLIPHIVAATVVTAIGFSLLPIGANSFAGGMGSPDFGATQNWIVGSVTLLTCLLTQVFAKGFLRSLSVLVGLVVGYILALCMGMVDFSGLAGCSIVALPKILPFTPEFHLGPILSVIAIFLVSATETVGDSSALVSGALKRQIHKVEMGGAISCDGFVSTISGIFGCTPITSFSQNVGLASLSGVVNRFTIATGAIIMLLGGIFPPVGTLLTTIPQAVLGGCTIMMFGSILFAGFGMMAKSGFSQRNMIIVSLSLSVGLGFTQATGMFKAFPQIIQTIFAENCVAVVFLLAVILNLVLPKDKE